The genomic window GTGACTTTCTCCATTGCGTCGGCAACGATGTCGCCGATGGTCTTGTCCTTGGCCGAGATGGACGCCACTTGCGCGATGTCTTCTTTGGTCTCGACTTTGCGCGACATCTTCTTGAGCTCGGCGACCGCGGCCACAACGGCCTTCTCGATGCCGCGCTTGATCGCAAGCGGGTTCGAACCGGCGGTGACGTTGCGCAGTCCTTCGCGGATGATGGCTTGCGCGAGCACGGTGGCGGTGGTGGTGCCGTCGCCGGCGATGTCGTTGGTCTTGCTCGCAACTTCTTTGACCAGTTGCGCGCCCATGTTCTCGAAGTGATTCGAAAGCTCGATCTCCTTCGCGATGGTGACGCCATCGTTGGTGATCGTCGGCGATCCGAACTTCTTATCGATGACGACATAACGGCCTTTCGGGCCGAGCGTCACTTTGACGGCGTCGGCGAGCGCATTCGCGCCGCGCTCGAGCGCGCGCCGGGCGTTCTCGTCGAAAAGTAATTCTTTAGCTGCCATTATAGTATTCGATTGCTCCTTATGCGAATGGGCAAGCGATGCTTGCCCTAATACGAAAGCTTACCGCTTGACGATGGCGAGAACGTCTTTCTCGCTGATGATGAGGTACTCTTTACCTTCGAGTTTGATCTCGCTGCCGGAGTACTTCGAATAGATGACTTTGTCGCCGACGCTGACTTCGATCTTGATGAGCTCGCCTTTGTCGGTTTTGCGGCCCGGCCCGACCGCGATGATGATGCCTTCTTGCGGCTTTTCTTTTGCGGTATCCGGAAGAATGACGCCGCCGGCCGATTTCGGTGCTTGCTCGACGGACTCGACGACGACGCGGTCGCCTAATGGTTTGAGTTCGAGTTTGGTTGCGGTTTCGGGCACAGTTAAGGTCTCCTTTGGAGAAGTGCTGGAACGACGTCGATGCCCACGGAGATTCACGCACCGTCACGCAGCGCTTTGGGGGGCGCGCGGGCCTATGGCAAGAATCGAGTGGCGGATGTTTGCCCGTATTAGGGCTGGTACACTAACGTCTTAGCAGTCTTGGCACTTGAGTGCTAAGTTCATTATAGCGATTGCATATGCCTTTGACAAGGGGTTCGATTGCGACCATGGCTTGAAATAAGTGCTGCCGCGCTGACCGCGAACGCTCGTGCGATTGGCCGCCTGACTGCCCCCGCTCAGCTCTGCGCCGTGGTGAAATCCAACGCCTACGGGCACGGACTTGTGCCTGCTTCGCAGGCTATTGCCGCAGCGGGCGTCCCGGGGCTGGGATTTGGCGTTTTCCGCGCGGCCGAAGGGCTGGCAATGCGGGCTGCCGGGATTTCCGAGCCGATTTTGGTGCTGGGGCCGGTGGACGAACCCGACGTAGCCGAGCTCGTTGCCGCCGAAATCGAGCTGGGCCTTACTGATGAAGGCGATGTCGAGAGCTACGGCCGGCGGCATGCGACCGTGCATCTGAAAGTCGAGACGGGCACGAGCCGTTTTGGCGTTGCGCCGCTCAGAGCGTTGATCGCCGCCGATCGTCTGCGCGAATTGGGGGCCACCGTCGTCGGCATCTATTCGCATCTCGCGGATTCCGAGGAATTGGATGCATCCTTTGCGCGCGAGCAGCTCGCGCGATTGATGGAGTCTTCGAATATTGTTGGCGGCAGGCCGATCCGACATATAGCCGCGTCGGCCGCCGCACTGATGTGGCCCGAGTTTCGCTTGGAGATGGTCCGCTGCGGCATCGCGATGTACGGCGCGTGGCCTAGTGAGAGCGTGCGCGAACGCATGGCGGAGATCACGCCGACGTTTGCTTTGCAACCGGCGTTGCGTTTTTTCGCACCGATCGTGCACATGATGGATGTCGCGTCCGGCGACACGGTGGGCTATGGCTGCGAATATCGAACGGCGCGCGAATCGCGCATCGCCGTGTTGCCGGTCGGCTACGCCGATGGTCTGCCGCGCGCCGCCGGCCAAGAATCGTTTAGCGTGATGCTGGGCGCCTTGCGCGCGCCGATCGTCGGACGGATCTGCATGAACGCGTGCATGATCGACGTCACCGAATGCAAACCGCAGCCCGTGCGCGGCGATGTCGCCGAATTCGACATCGACGAACTCGCGAAGGCCGCGGACACAATCAATTACGAGGTCTTGGCTCGGTTGTCGCCCGAACTCGAGCGGCGCTATGATTAGGAAGGCGGCGTTTGCGGCGTTGGCTGTCGCGCTCGCTCTCGCGGGATGCACTCACGTGACTGAATCGTCGGCGCCTGCGCAGCATGTCGGGTCGGTGCCGGGAGTCGTGCGCATCTCGCGTCCGAACTCGCCGAATTCGCTCAATCCGCTGATCGGCGGACTCTACATCGAGAACTACGTACAGGAAGCCATCTTCGACGGCCTAGTGAAACTCGATGGGAACGAGGATCTTGTTCCGGACTTGGCCGTGGCGATACCGACGCGCGCGAACGGCGGTTTGAGCGCGGATGGCAAGACCATCACCTATCGCTTGCGACATGGCGTCACATGGCACGATGGCGCACCGTTCACGTCGGCCGATGTCGTCTTCACATATAAAGAAATGACCGACCCCAAAGTGCCGTTCCCGTCCGCAAGCACCTATGCCCAGGTGCAATCGGTCACCGCGCCCGACCTGTACACGGTCGTCGTGCGTCTCAAGAACCCGTCGGCGCAAGCGCTCGGACAGCTTTTCTGCAACGGCGAGGACGGGCAGATCGTGCCGCAGCATCTGCTCTCGCACGTGACCGACATGCTCACCGATCCGTTCGGCTACAATCCGGTGGGAACGGGCCCGCTCAAGTTCGTGAGCTGGGATCGCGGCAATAAGATCGTGCTCGCGCCCAACCCGAACTATTTCGGTGGCACATTGCATATAAAGGAAGTGGACATCATCACCGTGCCGGACGCCAACACGATGCTGACGATGGCGCGTGCGCACGAACTCGACGTCGCGCAGCTCACCACGCCGTCGCAAGTTACGACGCTGCAAGGTGTCGCCGGAATCCGCGTGATCGAGGCGCCGGCGTTCACGTTGTATCACATCGAATTCAACCTGCTGCGCGCGCCGTATGACGACATTTCGGTCCGCACCGCGTTGGCGCTCGCATTGGACCGCCATGCGATCGCGATGAAGGCGTTCGACGGATACGCCATCCCAGCCGACTCGGTGATCCCGCCGTTCAGTTGGGGTTACGATCCGAACAACGGCGCACCGCGTTACGATCCCGCCGCCGCGGGAAAACTTCTCGATGCCGACGGTTGGGTGCGCGGCCCCGACGGCGTCCGCGTGAAGAACGGCGCGCGACTCGATCCCGCTGTCATGGTCGCGACTGAGAGTGCGGCTGGACTTTCGGGCGCGCAACAAGTGCAGGCTTATTGGCGCGCGCTCGGCGTCGATGCGACCGTGAAACCGCAACCACTCAATGTGCTTCTTGGCCCGGGTGGACCCGCTGAGACCGGCAATTTCGACGTGTACTACGCGTCCAACGGATTCGACGTCGATCCTTCGCGCGACATGATCTTAAGCAAACTGTCGATTCCGCCGAACGGCCACAATTACAGCCGGTATAACAACCCGACTGCCGAGCGGTTGATCGAAGAAGGCGCATCGACGTACGATCGTGCTGCACGCATCCACTACTACTCGTTGTTGCAGCGGCTGGTCAACCATGATCTTCCCGTCATCCCAATCGCGTGGCCGAAGTTCATCTACGCCGTGAGCACCGACGTGCACGGCTTCGCTCCGGAAACCGTCAATTCGGATTTTTGGAACGTGGAGCAGTGGCGGAACTAGCCGGCACTGTGAGGTCGTTTCGCGTCCCGTACCCGGTGGCGCTTGTGTTGCTCGGCTTGCTGATCGGATTATTCCCCAAGCCGTACGTCGCGCTGACTCCTCAACTCGTGCTCTTCGTGTTCTTGCCCCCGCTGCTCTTCGCCGGCGCGTGGGGTTTGCCGATCGACCACTTGCGACGCAATTGGGTGCCGATAGCCGTGCTTGCGACCGTTGGTGTCGCGGTCGGAATCGCAGCATCGTTCGCTATTGTGCGTTTCGGAGCTGGGCTCGACGCAAGTGTCGCGTTGCTCTTCGGCGCCATCGTGGCGGCGACCGATCCGGTGGCGGTACTCGCGCTGTTCCGATCGATGCGCGTAGATCGCGATCTTTCGACCATTGTCGAAGGCGAGAGTCTGTTCAACGATGGGACCGGCGTCGTCGCGTATCGATTGGTATTGGCCGGCGTTTTGACCGGCGGCTTTGCCGAACCCGCTGCGGTCGCCGTTTCTTTCGCGGTGCTCACGCTCGGCGGCGCAGCGCTCGGTCTCGCAGGCGGCTTCGCATTGCGCCCGGTACTCCGGATCGCTAGGCTTCATTCATTTCTTTATGCGATCGCGTCTGTCGTCATCGCGTACGGCATCTATGACCTCGGCGAA from Candidatus Eremiobacteraceae bacterium includes these protein-coding regions:
- the groES gene encoding co-chaperone GroES; protein product: MPETATKLELKPLGDRVVVESVEQAPKSAGGVILPDTAKEKPQEGIIIAVGPGRKTDKGELIKIEVSVGDKVIYSKYSGSEIKLEGKEYLIISEKDVLAIVKR
- the alr gene encoding alanine racemase, with the translated sequence MRPWLEISAAALTANARAIGRLTAPAQLCAVVKSNAYGHGLVPASQAIAAAGVPGLGFGVFRAAEGLAMRAAGISEPILVLGPVDEPDVAELVAAEIELGLTDEGDVESYGRRHATVHLKVETGTSRFGVAPLRALIAADRLRELGATVVGIYSHLADSEELDASFAREQLARLMESSNIVGGRPIRHIAASAAALMWPEFRLEMVRCGIAMYGAWPSESVRERMAEITPTFALQPALRFFAPIVHMMDVASGDTVGYGCEYRTARESRIAVLPVGYADGLPRAAGQESFSVMLGALRAPIVGRICMNACMIDVTECKPQPVRGDVAEFDIDELAKAADTINYEVLARLSPELERRYD
- a CDS encoding peptide ABC transporter substrate-binding protein produces the protein MIRKAAFAALAVALALAGCTHVTESSAPAQHVGSVPGVVRISRPNSPNSLNPLIGGLYIENYVQEAIFDGLVKLDGNEDLVPDLAVAIPTRANGGLSADGKTITYRLRHGVTWHDGAPFTSADVVFTYKEMTDPKVPFPSASTYAQVQSVTAPDLYTVVVRLKNPSAQALGQLFCNGEDGQIVPQHLLSHVTDMLTDPFGYNPVGTGPLKFVSWDRGNKIVLAPNPNYFGGTLHIKEVDIITVPDANTMLTMARAHELDVAQLTTPSQVTTLQGVAGIRVIEAPAFTLYHIEFNLLRAPYDDISVRTALALALDRHAIAMKAFDGYAIPADSVIPPFSWGYDPNNGAPRYDPAAAGKLLDADGWVRGPDGVRVKNGARLDPAVMVATESAAGLSGAQQVQAYWRALGVDATVKPQPLNVLLGPGGPAETGNFDVYYASNGFDVDPSRDMILSKLSIPPNGHNYSRYNNPTAERLIEEGASTYDRAARIHYYSLLQRLVNHDLPVIPIAWPKFIYAVSTDVHGFAPETVNSDFWNVEQWRN
- a CDS encoding sodium:proton antiporter, coding for MAELAGTVRSFRVPYPVALVLLGLLIGLFPKPYVALTPQLVLFVFLPPLLFAGAWGLPIDHLRRNWVPIAVLATVGVAVGIAASFAIVRFGAGLDASVALLFGAIVAATDPVAVLALFRSMRVDRDLSTIVEGESLFNDGTGVVAYRLVLAGVLTGGFAEPAAVAVSFAVLTLGGAALGLAGGFALRPVLRIARLHSFLYAIASVVIAYGIYDLGEMLHVSGIIAVLCCGLVLANAARTMPDKERIAELSDRFWEGVALAANVALFVLLGRSVNVNALVAAWPATGWAILAVVAGRAATVYGLAPICGVLGSPLRGRWQHVI